The region TGTACACGTGTGGGAGTGTCCCCGTCCCCAAAGTATCTGAATACCGAGGCGGATAGTACGGTATGACGGGCAGGTTGGAGTGGTACAGGACGCGCGACTGTCTCCACCTGTGCACTTTGACTGCGATGATGAGCAGCAAGCAGGAGATGAAAAGGAAGGAGACCACAGCCAATGCCAAGATTAAGTAAAAAGTCAGTTTGTCATTGTACTCCTTGTCGTGCATGCTCAAGTCAGTGAACTCCGAGAGCACCTCAGGGAAGCTGTCGGCCACCGCCACGTTCACAATGACTGTGGCTGAACGAGAGGGCTGCCCGTTGTCCTCCACCACAACAGTCAGTCTTTGTTTGACAGCATCTTTATCAGTCACTTGGCGGACAGTTCGGATTTCTCCATTGTGGAGGCCCACTTCAAACAGTGCCCTGTCTGTGGCTTTGTGTACTTGATAGGAGAGCCAGGCATTCTGGCCAGAGTCCACATCCACGGCCACCACTTTGGTCACCAGGTAGCCCACGTCGGCCGAACGAGGCACCATTTCGGCCAGTAGCGAGCCGCCCGTCTGCACCGGGTACAGCACCTGAGGGGCATTGTCGTTCTGGTCCTGGATCAGGATGCGAACGCTCGCGTTGCTGCTGAGAGGAGGGGAACCTCCATCCTGCGCTCTGACCACCAATTCAACTTGTTTAATTTGCTCATAATCAAATGATCGGACGGCAATGAGAACACCAGTTTCAgaatttaaagaaacaaaagttgAAACTGGACTGCCACTAATCTGTGTGTCCTCTAAAAGATAAGATAATCTTGCATTTTGATTCCAATCAGCGTCTCGAGCAGTGACAGCAAATATGGAAACGCCTGGAGAATTATTCTCTACCACATAAGCGGAATAAACATTTTTATCAAATATGGGTGCATTGTCATTCACGTCTGAGATTTTAAGATGTAACTTTGTAGAGCTAGAAAGTGGAGGTGTTCCGAGATCAGTGGCTGTAATTGTTATGTTATATTGTGAAACAGATTCTCTATCAAAAAAATGATCTGAAATTAAATTATAATAGTTTGTCAGCGATGTCTCCAATTTAAAGGGAAGTTTTCCATCAACGAAACAATTAATTTGTCCATTTCTATCAGAATCAACATCTTTTATGTTAAGAATTGCAATTGTTGCACCAGGGGGTGAATCCTCAGACAGAGGACTGGAAaatgattttatatttattactgGAGCATTGTCATTTACATCAATAACATCAAATATAACTTTACTGGTCCCAATCAGCCCACCTTGATCCTTTGCTTCCACCCTCACTTCatacttcctgtttttttcatAATCAATATGACCAGAAACATAGATTGTGCCAGTTTCTTCAtgaatattaaatatattgGCAGCACTTCCTTTTGTTTTTGACAAACTGTAAGAGATGAGTCCAAATGGACCACTGTCAGCATCTGTAGCATTTACTGTAATTACACTGGTGCCTTTCAGTGTGTTTTCCATAACATAAGCTTTGTATTCTGATTGATTAAAAACTGGCCGGTTGTCATTTGCATCTAAAACGTTTATTTCTATATTTACGGTGCCAGATCTCTGTGGTGTCCCTCCATCAAGTGCAATTAATTTTAAAGACAAACGCGGATATCGCTCTCGGTCTAAAGGCTTCTGGAGCACCATTTCAACATATTTACTGCCATCCGGATTTGCATGCTGATTTAGGATAAAATTGTCGTTTGGTgacaaaatgtaattttgcaatGCGTTCGGCCCCACATCTTGATCCTCTGCACTCTGCAGGGGAAATTGCACACCAACTGCAGCAGATTCACTTATTTCAAAGGTTAGGGGTTTTTCTTTATTTGGAAAGACAGGGGCGTGATCATTTATATCCAAAATCTCAACGATTATTCCGTGCAGTTCTAAAGGATTTTCTAGAATGATCTCAAAGCTGAAGCTGCATGGCGTCACATCTCCGCAAAGCTGCTCTCGGTCTATTCTTTCACTGACGACCAAGAGCCCTTTGTCTGTTTTCAGCTCCGTGTATTGAATGTTGTCTTCTGTCAAGATGCGAGCTCGCCCAGCTATGAGTCTCTTCATGTCCAAACTGAGATCCTGTGCCACATTTCCAATCACGGAGCCTTTCTTCATCTCTTCTGGTATAGAATAACGAATCTGACCACCTACCGTGGTAACCAAATGAAGCAAAAACATCAGCGTCCCCGCTTGACGTCGCCATCCATAAAACAATCCCCATTTTGCGCACGAGAAAGGGAAGGGTTCATACGTATCCATGATGACGAAAAATACAATGCAAGAAATAAGTCCTATAAAGTAATCAGGTCCCTGCATACGTCAGCTCTCAACAAGAAAATCAATGCAAGGTGGAGATCGTTGTTCTTTCACTTGCCCTCTTCGCCAACAAAAGACAGAAACTGCCTCGTCAATGGGGAGGACTGCAGGACAACGCGGAAATTCATATCCAAGCCAACAGCGTCCCTTAGAGTTTAAAATGTGCAAGAACGAGGACTGAGAAGCAGGGAGGGGGATGAACGCAACATGGAAGTATAGTCCGTTGTTTGTGGAGAAACATTAATAGAAAATGCTGCACAGAAGCTAAAAACTAAATTATCTTGAGAAAACAACCCCCGTAGATCTTTACATTTGCTACTAGGAATTCaaactgaaggaaaaaaaacaatccgaattttatatatatatcgatataTTTCTGTCAAAATAATTTTGAAAGGAAggcgtctattttttgttcggAGGTAAGATGGCCGTGTAAATGTCACCCCAAattatttgttgttatttttttataataaagaAAAGAACTCAGTAAGCGATACGATAGTGAACTGGCTCCCGTAGTGAACATTTTTTACTGTTGGTTTATTGGTTATTAAAATGCATGCACATAAGCTGTTTTCCTTTCGTTTCTGTTTAACGCTACATGAAACGTAACTTGTCAATTTTGTGCAATACCCGAAATTCAATTTAACTTATCTCCTTTGTTTatttggggggtggggtggggtcggATTTCTGGTGAATATGACTTGCCCATCCTGTTTtggggattattttttttttgggacatttGTGAGCACGCAGTTTTTGTTCATATGCGGTGTGTCAGTAGTTGTAATTGGTCAAACTATTGTATTTGATCGCATGCAGAGTCAAGTCAGCTTCAAACATTTCCAGCACCATGGACGACAATAAACGTCCGATCTCATCGACTTATCATAACTTATCTGATCAATTAATAGTGCACATTTTTATTATGTTATTAAATACTTCAATAAGATTACTTAAGTTATGACATGCATGTTAATCACGTGTGCTGCCAGTTAATACGAAACCATTTTGactcaaaacaaaattaaacTGCATCGTTTTCAATTTCTGATTTGGCTGCAAAACAATGGTGAACTTTTCTAGGTTCTCGTTACATTACATGAGACAATATCAAATGAAaaaggtgaaaaacatcactcaCCAAGGTTGACATCTGGGAAAAGTCTCCTGACATCTGCTTGTTGCAATTAGACATATCGGCATCGGCTCCATCCACACTCACTAAACTCTGACTCATGGCTTGCATGTTCTTCATGTCACTTTTTCTAGAGTCGATGGTCCTGCAAACCTCATAATTGTACACGTGAGGGAGGGTCCCTGTCCCCAAAGTATCCGAGTACCGAGGTGGATAGCACGGGATGACGGGCAGGTTGGAGTGGTACAGGACACGCGACTGTCTCCACCTGTGCACTTTGACTGCGATGATGAGCAGCAAGCAGGtgatgaagaggaaggagaCCACAGCCAGCGCCAAAACTAAGTAAAATGTCAGCTTGTCATTGTACTCTCTGTCGTGCATGCTCAAGTCAGTGAACTCCGAGAGCACCTCAGGGAAGCTGTCGGCCACTGCCACGTTCACAATGACTGTGGCTGAACGAGAGGGCTGCCCATTGTCCTCCACTACAACAGTCAGTCTTTGTTTGACAGCATCTTTATCAGTCACTTGGCGGACTGTTCGGATTTCTCCATTATGGAGGCCCACTTCAAACAGCGCCCTGTCTGTGGCTTTGTGGACTTGATAGGAGAGCCAGGCGTTCTGGCCAGAGTCCACGTCCACAGCCACCACTTTGGTCACCAGGTAGCCAACGTCGGCTGAACGAGGAACCATTTCGGCCAGAAATGAACCGCCTGTCTGCACCGGGTACAGGACTTGAGGGGAGTTGTCGTTCTGGTCCTGGATAAGGATGCGAACGCTCACGTTGCTACTGAGGGGAGGGGAGCCTCCATCCTGAGCTCTGACAATAAATGTTAGCTCTTTGATTTGCTCATAGTCATATGAGCGAACTGCACTAATAATTCCACTTTCTGAATTTACAGACACGAATTCACTAATTGGACTTCCTCCTATTTCACTTTGCTCCAACATGTAGGATACACGAGCATTCTGATTTTCATCTGGGTCTTTGGCAATTACACTCAAAACAGAAACTCCTGGGGAGTTGTTTTCTGCAATGTTTGCACTATGAATGCCGACCGGAAACACAGGAGCGTTGTCATTGACG is a window of Syngnathus typhle isolate RoL2023-S1 ecotype Sweden linkage group LG1, RoL_Styp_1.0, whole genome shotgun sequence DNA encoding:
- the LOC133154375 gene encoding protocadherin gamma-A3-like isoform X2, with translation MQGPDYFIGLISCIVFFVIMDTYEPFPFSCAKWGLFYGWRRQAGTLMFLLHLVTTVGGQIRYSIPEEMKKGSVIGNVAQDLSLDMKRLIAGRARILTEDNIQYTELKTDKGLLVVSERIDREQLCGDVTPCSFSFEIILENPLELHGIIVEILDINDHAPVFPNKEKPLTFEISESAAVGVQFPLQSAEDQDVGPNALQNYILSPNDNFILNQHANPDGSKYVEMVLQKPLDRERYPRLSLKLIALDGGTPQRSGTVNIEINVLDANDNRPVFNQSEYKAYVMENTLKGTSVITVNATDADSGPFGLISYSLSKTKGSAANIFNIHEETGTIYVSGHIDYEKNRKYEVRVEAKDQGGLIGTSKVIFDVIDVNDNAPVINIKSFSSPLSEDSPPGATIAILNIKDVDSDRNGQINCFVDGKLPFKLETSLTNYYNLISDHFFDRESVSQYNITITATDLGTPPLSSSTKLHLKISDVNDNAPIFDKNVYSAYVVENNSPGVSIFAVTARDADWNQNARLSYLLEDTQISGSPVSTFVSLNSETGVLIAVRSFDYEQIKQVELVVRAQDGGSPPLSSNASVRILIQDQNDNAPQVLYPVQTGGSLLAEMVPRSADVGYLVTKVVAVDVDSGQNAWLSYQVHKATDRALFEVGLHNGEIRTVRQVTDKDAVKQRLTVVVEDNGQPSRSATVIVNVAVADSFPEVLSEFTDLSMHDKEYNDKLTFYLILALAVVSFLFISCLLLIIAVKVHRWRQSRVLYHSNLPVIPYYPPRYSDTLGTGTLPHVYNYEVCRTIDSRKSDMKNMQAMSQSLVSVDEADADRPPANKELSGHFSQMSTLQKPPNTDWRFNQGARPGPSGVAGGPEVAMGTGPWPQPPTEAEQLQALMAAANVSEASGTLGPGTMGLSTRYSPQFTLQHVPDYRQNVYIPGSTATLTSNPQQQQQQQQAMAQQASQQALPPPQSGQPEPPKAAQTPASKKKSTKKEKK